In Streptomyces sclerotialus, one genomic interval encodes:
- a CDS encoding aspartate aminotransferase family protein, with amino-acid sequence MSAAAESGPGTDAETLRLYRAHLSKGRATVAELFGGRTEVASSGAWLTTGDGGRYLNCGGYGVFLMGAKHPLVMAEVRRQLDVHPVATRILLEPAVARAAAALTAVTPPGLDRVHFSLSGTEAVETALKLARANGRRHVVATHMGYHGKTLGALSVSGKDVYREPFRPLLDGVTHVPYGDADLMEKELAERPGEVCVIVEPVQGEGGVVLPPDGYLRDVAALCRAYGGFLVLDEVQTGLGRLGTWWGADAAGVVPDVLVAGKALGGGVVPVSAAIATPEAFRPFDKDPYLHTGTFSGAPLLMAAVQGAVRAVQEDDLVARAAALGARLLPPLIEIAARNVPGLVTEVRGRGLLIGVELVEAGLAGELLIELFNHGVVANHSMNGSNVVRFTPPAVLTDADVDHLLAAFDAATRDLVEHAARMPERR; translated from the coding sequence GTGAGTGCTGCGGCGGAAAGCGGACCCGGTACGGACGCGGAGACCCTCCGCCTGTACCGGGCCCACCTGAGCAAGGGCCGCGCGACCGTGGCCGAACTGTTCGGCGGCCGGACGGAGGTCGCCTCGTCCGGCGCCTGGCTCACCACCGGCGACGGCGGGCGGTACCTGAACTGCGGCGGGTACGGCGTGTTCCTGATGGGCGCGAAGCATCCCCTCGTCATGGCGGAGGTACGCCGCCAGCTCGACGTGCACCCGGTCGCCACCCGCATCCTCCTGGAGCCGGCCGTCGCGCGCGCCGCCGCGGCACTGACCGCGGTCACCCCGCCCGGCCTGGACCGCGTGCACTTCTCGCTCTCCGGCACCGAGGCGGTCGAGACCGCGCTGAAGCTGGCCCGCGCGAACGGCAGGCGGCACGTCGTCGCCACGCACATGGGCTACCACGGCAAGACGCTCGGCGCCCTGTCGGTCTCCGGCAAGGACGTCTACCGGGAGCCGTTCCGCCCCCTGCTGGACGGCGTCACCCACGTCCCGTACGGGGACGCCGACCTGATGGAGAAGGAGCTGGCCGAACGGCCCGGCGAGGTCTGCGTGATCGTCGAGCCGGTGCAGGGTGAGGGCGGCGTGGTCCTCCCGCCGGACGGCTACCTCCGCGACGTCGCCGCACTGTGCCGCGCGTACGGCGGGTTCCTCGTCCTGGACGAGGTGCAGACCGGCCTGGGCCGGCTGGGCACGTGGTGGGGCGCGGACGCGGCCGGGGTGGTGCCCGACGTGCTGGTCGCGGGCAAGGCACTGGGCGGCGGCGTCGTCCCGGTCTCGGCGGCGATCGCCACCCCCGAGGCCTTCCGCCCGTTCGACAAGGACCCCTACCTCCACACCGGCACGTTCTCCGGCGCCCCGCTCCTCATGGCCGCCGTACAGGGCGCGGTCCGCGCCGTACAGGAGGACGACCTCGTCGCGCGTGCCGCGGCGCTCGGTGCCCGGCTGCTGCCGCCGCTCATCGAGATCGCCGCGCGCAACGTCCCGGGGCTGGTCACCGAGGTACGCGGCCGCGGGCTGCTCATCGGGGTCGAGCTGGTGGAGGCGGGTCTCGCGGGCGAGCTGCTGATCGAACTCTTCAACCACGGCGTGGTGGCCAACCACTCGATGAACGGCAGCAACGTGGTGCGGTTCACCCCGCCCGCCGTGCTCACCGACGCGGACGTGGACCATCTGCTGGCCGCCTTCGACGCGGCCACCCGCGACCTGGTCGAGCACGCTGCCCGGATGCCGGAAAGGCGGTAG
- a CDS encoding type II toxin-antitoxin system RatA family toxin: MRHVTVEALIPDVPAEDVFDAVLHFERYPELTPHVRSAVVHEGPPRPGGSSSWELYFRSGLLRWTEREEYDRDGLRIAFRQTDGDFDQLSGTWLLRQTGPDCALRFDADFCFGIPSMAGILDPIAARVIEETIAWAVTGMFPGVRLGAGTGAAAVSGTGRAAGTGE, translated from the coding sequence ATGCGGCACGTGACCGTGGAAGCGCTCATCCCCGACGTCCCGGCGGAGGACGTCTTCGATGCCGTCCTGCACTTCGAGCGCTACCCCGAACTGACCCCGCACGTACGCTCCGCCGTGGTCCACGAAGGACCGCCGCGGCCCGGCGGCAGCTCCAGCTGGGAACTGTACTTCCGCAGCGGGCTGCTGCGCTGGACGGAGCGCGAGGAGTACGACCGGGACGGGCTGCGCATCGCCTTCCGGCAGACCGACGGCGACTTCGACCAGCTGTCCGGCACCTGGCTGCTCCGGCAGACCGGACCGGACTGCGCCCTCCGCTTCGACGCGGACTTCTGCTTCGGCATCCCCAGCATGGCCGGCATCCTCGACCCGATCGCCGCGCGCGTCATCGAGGAGACCATCGCCTGGGCGGTCACCGGCATGTTCCCCGGCGTCCGGCTCGGCGCCGGGACCGGCGCGGCGGCGGTGTCCGGTACGGGCCGGGCCGCCGGCACGGGGGAGTGA
- a CDS encoding VlmB-like protein produces MTDAATPAADWDTAPGLLDGAKTLDLTAQQCDLAYWLRHVAQGTLRGRAVTGHADDAPVPAYMKEPGPLREALTLELGFRSVAEEMATRALGHYVANAPGIAELEFYATQLLDEARHARVFREHLVELGHPARTLVQDIDEMAADYRTRVLRPIEEYCLEVVRDRADFAGGVAVFTLIVEGVLAPAAELSERKWDPLDPAAGEIARGAAIDEIRHLTVGSSILRDHLAAHPEYRPRLLDILREGRKLWDELPDAEYVLAREELFQEGMRQHADVVGDHEVWPGRRLLDTTPEERYETAGRWTDEMAGVRLVHMGLPEAVAVLGGEG; encoded by the coding sequence ATGACTGACGCCGCCACACCCGCAGCGGACTGGGACACGGCGCCCGGACTCCTCGACGGGGCCAAGACCCTCGACCTCACCGCGCAGCAGTGCGACCTCGCGTACTGGCTCCGCCACGTCGCCCAGGGCACCCTGCGCGGCCGCGCGGTCACCGGACACGCCGACGACGCGCCGGTCCCCGCGTACATGAAGGAGCCGGGCCCGCTGCGCGAGGCCCTCACCCTGGAACTCGGCTTCCGTTCGGTGGCCGAGGAGATGGCCACCCGGGCACTCGGTCATTACGTCGCCAACGCCCCCGGCATCGCCGAGCTGGAGTTCTACGCCACGCAGCTGCTGGACGAGGCCCGGCACGCCCGGGTCTTCCGCGAGCACCTGGTCGAACTCGGCCACCCCGCGCGGACGTTGGTACAGGACATCGACGAGATGGCCGCCGACTACCGCACGCGGGTGCTCCGCCCGATCGAGGAGTACTGCCTGGAAGTCGTCCGCGACCGGGCCGACTTCGCGGGCGGCGTGGCCGTCTTCACCCTCATCGTCGAAGGCGTCCTCGCGCCCGCCGCCGAACTCAGCGAGCGCAAGTGGGACCCGCTCGACCCGGCCGCCGGGGAGATCGCCCGCGGCGCCGCCATCGACGAGATCCGCCACCTCACCGTCGGCAGTTCGATCCTCCGCGACCACCTTGCAGCGCACCCCGAGTACCGGCCGCGGCTGCTGGACATCCTGCGCGAGGGCCGGAAGCTGTGGGACGAGCTGCCCGACGCCGAGTACGTCCTGGCCCGCGAGGAGCTCTTCCAGGAGGGCATGCGGCAACACGCCGACGTGGTCGGCGACCACGAGGTCTGGCCCGGTCGCCGGCTGCTCGACACCACCCCCGAGGAGCGGTACGAGACGGCCGGGCGCTGGACGGACGAGATGGCCGGGGTCCGGCTGGTCCACATGGGGCTCCCGGAGGCCGTCGCGGTACTGGGCGGAGAGGGCTGA
- a CDS encoding beta-ketoacyl-ACP synthase III, with translation MNGDQLTRAGVPAAVVAGVGGHVPPGVLTNDDLSARLDTTDEWIRSRTGIARRRVAPRGTATSDLAVAAGRRALRSAGSPTVDAVLVATMTPDHQAPATAPEVAARLGLGDVAAFDIGAMCSGFVYGLGVASGMIAGRVAERVLLIGAEVLTTVVDPEDRSVAALLADGAGAVVLRAGRPDEPGAVGRVVLGSDGTRGELLKIAGGGSRERQSGHPPAPGSAYFRMRGREVFRQAVERMSDASRTALEAAGWKSGDVDRLAAHQANARILAALGAELDIPAERQLSNIADTGNTAAASVPLLLADSARDGGLLPGHRLLLTAFGGGLTWGATTLVWPDVTPCH, from the coding sequence GTGAACGGTGACCAGCTGACCCGGGCCGGCGTGCCCGCCGCGGTCGTGGCCGGAGTGGGCGGCCACGTGCCGCCCGGCGTGCTGACCAACGACGACCTCAGCGCCCGCCTGGACACGACGGACGAGTGGATCCGTTCCCGGACCGGCATCGCCCGGCGCCGTGTCGCCCCGCGCGGCACGGCCACCTCCGACCTGGCGGTGGCGGCCGGCCGGCGGGCTTTGCGCTCCGCGGGCTCGCCCACGGTGGACGCGGTGCTGGTGGCCACCATGACGCCGGATCATCAGGCGCCGGCCACCGCGCCGGAGGTCGCCGCACGGCTGGGCCTCGGTGACGTGGCGGCCTTCGACATCGGTGCGATGTGCTCCGGGTTCGTCTACGGGCTCGGCGTCGCCTCCGGAATGATCGCCGGGCGCGTCGCGGAACGCGTCCTGCTCATCGGCGCCGAGGTGCTGACCACGGTCGTCGACCCGGAGGACCGTTCGGTGGCGGCGCTCCTGGCCGACGGGGCGGGTGCGGTGGTGCTGCGCGCGGGCAGGCCGGACGAGCCGGGCGCGGTCGGCCGCGTCGTCCTCGGCAGCGACGGCACCCGTGGCGAACTGCTCAAGATCGCCGGCGGCGGCTCCCGGGAACGGCAGAGCGGCCACCCGCCGGCGCCCGGCAGCGCGTACTTCCGCATGCGCGGCCGGGAGGTCTTCCGGCAGGCCGTGGAGCGGATGTCGGACGCCTCACGCACCGCACTGGAAGCCGCGGGCTGGAAGAGCGGCGACGTCGACCGGCTCGCAGCGCACCAGGCCAACGCCCGCATCCTGGCCGCGCTCGGCGCCGAACTCGACATCCCCGCCGAGCGGCAGCTCAGCAACATCGCCGACACCGGCAACACCGCCGCCGCCTCCGTCCCCCTGCTGCTGGCCGACAGCGCACGGGACGGTGGGCTCCTGCCCGGCCACCGGCTCCTGCTGACCGCCTTCGGCGGCGGCCTCACCTGGGGCGCCACCACCCTGGTGTGGCCGGACGTGACCCCCTGCCACTGA
- a CDS encoding acyl carrier protein: MFEQLKEILAGKLQVPADLITMEATPEAIELDSLAVVELSLVLDKELGIKISDDTLAQAGTVGDIVRLMEEQGAAL, translated from the coding sequence GTGTTCGAGCAGCTGAAGGAGATCCTCGCCGGCAAGCTCCAGGTGCCGGCCGACCTGATCACCATGGAGGCCACGCCCGAGGCCATCGAGCTGGACTCCCTGGCCGTCGTCGAGCTCTCCCTCGTCCTGGACAAGGAACTCGGCATCAAGATCAGTGACGACACCCTCGCCCAGGCCGGCACCGTCGGCGACATCGTCCGGCTCATGGAGGAGCAGGGGGCGGCCCTCTGA
- a CDS encoding beta-ketoacyl-[acyl-carrier-protein] synthase family protein, which yields MPGAEAAVTGIGLVSPAGIGTAPNWETLCAPKPAAALDPELDGVPVRLSCRVPDFDPAALLGARRAHRLDRCVQFALVAAREALADAGLDPAGWDGARVGVVLGCGLGGPATLEREHQVLREEGAEWVSPLLLAMHPAGMLAGQVAIECGARGPNLVVSTACTSGTAAIGVARDLLALGRCDVVLAGGAEAPVTPLTVAGFAQMGALSRRHHDPSGASRPFDADRDGFVTGEGAGLLVLERPEHARARGARVRARIVGHGGTADAHHITAPHPEGRGIEAAMRAALADADASPDAVAHVNAHGTATPLNDRTEARVVRRVLPGGPLVTSTKGVTGHLIGAAGAVEAAYTVLTVEHGLVPPTANLDRPDPAVDLDLATAPTRRSVGLALTHSIGFGGQNAVLAVAAA from the coding sequence ATGCCCGGCGCTGAGGCGGCCGTCACCGGCATCGGGCTGGTCAGCCCGGCGGGCATCGGCACCGCACCGAACTGGGAGACGCTCTGCGCGCCCAAGCCCGCCGCCGCCCTGGACCCGGAGCTCGACGGCGTACCGGTACGGCTCTCCTGCCGGGTGCCGGACTTCGACCCGGCCGCGCTCCTCGGGGCGCGCCGGGCCCACCGGCTGGACCGCTGCGTCCAGTTCGCGCTGGTGGCCGCGCGCGAGGCGCTCGCCGACGCCGGCCTGGACCCGGCCGGCTGGGACGGCGCACGGGTCGGCGTGGTGCTCGGCTGCGGACTCGGCGGACCCGCCACCCTGGAGCGCGAGCACCAGGTGCTGCGCGAGGAGGGCGCCGAGTGGGTCTCGCCCCTGCTGCTGGCGATGCATCCGGCCGGCATGCTGGCGGGCCAGGTGGCGATCGAGTGCGGCGCCCGCGGTCCCAACCTCGTGGTGAGCACCGCCTGCACCTCGGGCACCGCCGCCATCGGTGTGGCCAGGGACCTGCTCGCGCTCGGCCGCTGCGACGTCGTGCTGGCCGGCGGGGCCGAGGCCCCCGTCACCCCGCTGACCGTCGCCGGCTTCGCCCAGATGGGCGCCCTCTCCCGGCGCCACCACGACCCGTCGGGCGCGTCCCGCCCCTTCGACGCGGACCGGGACGGCTTCGTGACGGGGGAGGGCGCCGGACTGCTGGTACTGGAGCGCCCCGAGCACGCGCGGGCCCGCGGGGCACGCGTACGCGCCCGTATCGTCGGTCACGGGGGTACCGCCGACGCGCACCACATCACGGCCCCGCACCCCGAAGGCCGGGGCATCGAGGCCGCGATGCGGGCGGCGCTCGCCGACGCCGACGCGTCCCCGGACGCGGTGGCGCACGTCAACGCCCACGGCACGGCCACCCCGCTCAACGACCGCACCGAGGCCCGCGTGGTGCGCCGGGTGCTCCCGGGCGGTCCGCTGGTGACCTCCACCAAGGGCGTCACCGGCCACCTGATCGGCGCTGCCGGTGCGGTGGAGGCCGCGTACACCGTCCTGACCGTGGAACACGGCCTGGTGCCGCCGACCGCCAACCTCGACCGGCCGGACCCGGCCGTCGACCTCGACCTCGCCACCGCCCCCACCCGCCGCAGCGTCGGCCTGGCCCTCACCCACTCCATCGGCTTCGGGGGCCAGAACGCGGTCCTCGCGGTGGCCGCAGCCTAG
- a CDS encoding AfsR/SARP family transcriptional regulator, translated as MHPSDPCPRRAEPPFFRLLGPLEVGHGPCPLPLRAARQKLILATLLLSAGRVVPVAGLIEAVWAERPPATARSQIHICISQLRHKLADAAQDGRRIETRTHGYVLHTDPGDLDVDVFREEVAAADLAAARGCGEQAAELYRAALGLWRGPALSGLQGAAVGRAAAQLEEERIAAAEKRIELELRLGRHRALVHELTGLVGEHPLNERLSGYLMTALYRSGRQAEALASYQRARHHLVAELGLEPGRELRALERAILRQDDIPVL; from the coding sequence ATGCACCCTTCCGACCCCTGTCCCCGACGCGCCGAACCGCCCTTCTTCCGCCTCCTGGGCCCCCTGGAGGTGGGCCACGGACCATGCCCGCTGCCCCTGCGCGCGGCACGGCAGAAGCTGATCCTCGCCACCCTGCTGCTGAGTGCCGGGCGCGTCGTACCGGTGGCCGGACTGATCGAAGCGGTCTGGGCGGAACGGCCGCCGGCCACCGCGCGCAGCCAGATCCACATCTGCATCTCCCAGCTGCGCCACAAGCTGGCCGACGCGGCACAGGACGGCCGCCGGATCGAGACCCGTACGCACGGCTACGTCCTGCACACCGACCCCGGTGACCTGGACGTGGACGTGTTCCGGGAGGAGGTGGCGGCCGCCGATCTGGCGGCGGCACGGGGCTGCGGGGAGCAGGCCGCCGAGCTGTACCGTGCCGCGCTCGGCCTGTGGCGCGGGCCCGCGCTGTCCGGACTGCAGGGTGCCGCGGTGGGCAGGGCGGCGGCGCAGCTGGAGGAGGAGCGGATCGCGGCGGCCGAGAAGCGCATCGAGCTGGAGCTGCGGCTGGGCCGGCACCGGGCGCTGGTCCACGAACTGACCGGCCTGGTGGGCGAGCACCCGCTGAACGAGCGGCTGAGCGGCTATCTGATGACGGCGCTGTACCGGTCGGGCCGGCAGGCCGAGGCGCTGGCCTCCTACCAGCGGGCCCGGCACCACCTCGTGGCCGAACTGGGCCTGGAACCGGGCCGGGAGCTGCGCGCGCTGGAACGGGCCATCCTCCGCCAGGACGACATCCCGGTGCTGTAG
- a CDS encoding maleylpyruvate isomerase family mycothiol-dependent enzyme, translating to MSADRQPPVSGDPHHGGDRWRTTEARTTVHLPAEDDLRRERARFLDTIESLTDAEFEGARTLCAGWAPRDVLAHVTGTDRLGDYLAKGLWIDRANSAQVRRGRELSRAELTAAGRRWAARPSLFGRCAAAFLLGDLAVHHQDVLRGLGRSRRLPRAVERAVYQEGVLLSFEHNRRLLRHRVVPTTAGVPALGRGPEVRGTAEALGLWLGGRDAVTGELQFATAHREFAEGQDRSGPPAVTI from the coding sequence ATGTCAGCGGACCGTCAGCCACCGGTCAGCGGCGACCCGCACCATGGCGGGGACCGCTGGCGGACCACGGAAGCGAGGACGACGGTGCACCTGCCCGCAGAGGACGACCTGCGCCGGGAGCGCGCCCGCTTCCTCGACACGATCGAGAGCCTCACCGACGCGGAGTTCGAGGGCGCGCGGACGCTGTGCGCCGGCTGGGCGCCGCGCGACGTCCTCGCCCACGTGACCGGCACGGACCGGCTCGGCGACTACCTCGCCAAGGGACTGTGGATCGACCGGGCCAACTCCGCACAGGTACGCAGGGGCCGGGAGCTGAGCCGGGCCGAACTGACGGCGGCCGGCCGTCGCTGGGCCGCACGTCCCTCCCTCTTCGGCCGCTGCGCCGCCGCCTTCCTCCTCGGCGACCTCGCCGTCCACCACCAGGACGTACTGCGCGGACTCGGCCGCAGCCGCCGCCTGCCGCGCGCGGTGGAGCGCGCCGTCTACCAGGAAGGCGTCCTGCTCAGCTTCGAACACAACCGGCGCCTGCTGCGCCACCGCGTGGTGCCCACCACCGCGGGCGTGCCCGCGCTCGGCCGCGGCCCCGAGGTGCGGGGCACGGCCGAAGCGCTCGGCCTGTGGCTCGGCGGGCGGGACGCGGTGACCGGAGAGCTCCAATTCGCCACCGCACACCGGGAGTTCGCGGAAGGGCAAGACCGTTCCGGACCGCCGGCAGTTACCATCTGA
- a CDS encoding PaaI family thioesterase, translating to MTTRPAYTTDQLLESMPLAVTLGVRIDSAGPAAVEGHLDHSAALTTLGGALHGGALMTLADSVGAVCAFLNLPPDATTTTLESKTNFLRAVREGSVRATARPLHAGRTSIVVETDLHDDHGRHIARTTQTQAVLPARTTA from the coding sequence ATGACCACCCGGCCCGCGTACACCACGGACCAGCTGCTGGAGTCCATGCCGCTCGCCGTCACCCTGGGCGTCCGGATCGACTCGGCCGGACCCGCCGCCGTCGAAGGGCACCTGGACCACTCGGCCGCGCTGACGACGCTCGGCGGTGCCCTGCACGGCGGGGCGCTGATGACCCTGGCCGACTCCGTCGGCGCGGTCTGCGCCTTCCTCAACCTGCCGCCGGACGCCACCACCACGACGCTGGAGTCCAAGACCAACTTCCTGCGTGCCGTGCGTGAGGGCTCGGTCCGGGCGACGGCGCGCCCGCTGCACGCCGGCCGGACCAGCATCGTCGTGGAGACCGACCTGCACGACGACCACGGCCGGCACATCGCCAGGACCACCCAGACGCAGGCGGTGCTCCCGGCCCGGACGACGGCCTGA
- a CDS encoding fumarylacetoacetate hydrolase family protein — MTRIVRFVDTTGAVRTGLADGSGAIRAVPGAPRLADLLHRTAAELRALVEETAAREPDATGTEVLLLPPVDGLTEVWAAGVTYERSREARIAESTEQSVYERIYDAGRPELFFKSVPWRVVTDGEPVAVRDDSALNVPEPELALVLNRHAETVGYLVADDVSSRSIEGENPLYLPQAKIYAGSTALSPGIVPAWEIADPSALKITMTVHRGGGAAYEATTSTAAFHRTPQDLVRHLFHGQPFPDGAVLSTGTGIVPELDFTLREGDLVEIVIDGVGRLANPVRTGRAALDWLTEALTDPWVRLTHRTR, encoded by the coding sequence ATGACCCGCATCGTGCGCTTCGTTGACACCACGGGTGCGGTCCGCACCGGGCTCGCGGACGGCAGCGGCGCGATCCGCGCCGTCCCCGGGGCACCCCGCCTCGCGGACCTGTTGCACCGCACCGCCGCCGAACTCCGCGCACTGGTCGAGGAGACGGCGGCACGCGAGCCGGACGCCACCGGGACGGAGGTGCTCCTGCTGCCGCCGGTGGACGGGCTGACGGAGGTGTGGGCGGCGGGCGTGACGTACGAGCGCTCGCGGGAGGCGCGGATCGCGGAGAGCACCGAGCAGTCGGTGTACGAGCGGATCTACGACGCCGGGCGTCCCGAGCTGTTCTTCAAGTCCGTGCCCTGGCGCGTGGTGACCGACGGCGAACCGGTCGCCGTACGGGACGACTCCGCGCTGAACGTACCGGAACCGGAGCTCGCGCTCGTCCTGAACCGGCACGCCGAGACCGTGGGCTACCTCGTCGCCGACGACGTCAGCTCCCGCTCCATCGAGGGCGAGAATCCGCTGTACCTCCCACAGGCCAAGATCTACGCCGGGAGTACGGCGCTCTCGCCGGGCATCGTGCCCGCATGGGAGATCGCCGACCCGTCGGCCCTGAAGATCACCATGACCGTGCACCGGGGCGGCGGGGCCGCTTACGAGGCCACGACCTCCACCGCCGCCTTCCACCGCACCCCGCAGGACCTGGTACGCCATCTCTTCCACGGCCAGCCGTTCCCGGACGGCGCGGTGCTCTCGACCGGGACGGGCATCGTGCCGGAGCTGGACTTCACGCTGCGGGAAGGCGACCTGGTGGAGATCGTCATCGACGGCGTGGGCCGGCTGGCCAACCCGGTCCGCACCGGCCGGGCCGCGCTGGACTGGCTGACCGAGGCGCTCACCGACCCGTGGGTCCGGCTGACGCACCGCACCAGGTGA
- a CDS encoding MFS transporter — protein MNADTVRRKVARRLLPPLFLMFVLSFLDRTNVALVKTHLATDAGIDAAAYGFGAGVFFVGYALLGVPSNLVLHRWGARRWLAVLMFVWGLLSCAMALTASPTGFYVLRFLLGAAEAGFFPGVILYLTYWFPAADRGKATGMFQSAVAVSSIIGNPLGGYLIGLHGMAGLDGWQWMFLLEGAPTVLLALAVPWLLTDRPEDARWLTDEEKALLTAQIEADRPAADAHPPRRIREIVGDSRVLRLMFVYFAIQIGVYGVTFWLPALVGRIDGLDDVGIGFVSALPWVCALLGVLVLPWLSDRSGNRRGPLRLALVLTAAGLVGGALLPPVPAVAALCVAAFGFLGAQPVFWTVPPTILTGVQMAGTIALISGFGNLGGFLGPYVMGVTESATGSGTNGLHVITLIVAAGAAVVTGFRWAGLRTSPTTHPDTDQEETTDDPHRALR, from the coding sequence ATGAACGCGGACACCGTGCGCCGGAAAGTGGCCAGGCGCCTGCTCCCACCCCTCTTCCTGATGTTCGTGCTCAGCTTCCTCGACCGCACGAACGTCGCGCTGGTCAAGACCCACCTGGCCACCGACGCCGGGATCGACGCGGCCGCCTACGGCTTCGGCGCCGGTGTCTTCTTCGTCGGCTACGCGCTGCTCGGCGTGCCCTCCAACCTGGTGCTGCACCGCTGGGGCGCCCGCCGCTGGCTCGCCGTGCTGATGTTCGTGTGGGGCCTGCTGTCCTGCGCGATGGCGCTGACCGCCAGCCCCACCGGCTTCTACGTGCTGCGCTTCCTGCTCGGCGCCGCCGAGGCGGGCTTCTTCCCCGGCGTGATCCTCTACCTCACATACTGGTTCCCGGCCGCCGACCGGGGGAAGGCGACCGGCATGTTCCAGTCCGCCGTGGCCGTCTCCAGCATCATCGGCAACCCGCTCGGCGGCTACCTCATCGGGCTGCACGGCATGGCCGGACTGGACGGCTGGCAGTGGATGTTCCTGCTGGAGGGCGCGCCGACGGTGCTCCTGGCGCTCGCCGTGCCGTGGCTGCTCACCGACCGCCCCGAGGACGCGCGCTGGCTGACCGACGAGGAGAAGGCGCTGCTGACCGCGCAGATCGAGGCGGACCGCCCGGCGGCGGACGCGCATCCGCCCCGCCGTATCCGCGAGATCGTCGGCGACAGTCGCGTACTGCGCCTGATGTTCGTGTACTTCGCCATCCAGATCGGCGTCTACGGGGTCACCTTCTGGCTGCCCGCGCTGGTCGGCCGGATCGACGGCCTGGACGACGTCGGCATCGGCTTCGTCTCGGCCCTGCCCTGGGTGTGCGCGCTGCTGGGCGTGCTGGTCCTGCCCTGGCTCTCGGACCGCAGCGGCAACCGGCGCGGCCCGCTCCGGCTCGCGCTGGTCCTCACCGCGGCCGGTCTCGTCGGCGGGGCGCTGCTGCCGCCGGTCCCCGCGGTGGCGGCCCTGTGCGTCGCGGCGTTCGGCTTCCTCGGCGCCCAGCCGGTCTTCTGGACCGTGCCGCCGACGATCCTCACCGGCGTCCAGATGGCCGGCACCATCGCGCTGATCTCCGGCTTCGGCAACCTCGGCGGCTTCCTCGGCCCGTACGTCATGGGCGTCACCGAGTCGGCCACCGGCTCCGGCACCAACGGCCTCCACGTCATCACGCTGATCGTCGCCGCCGGCGCGGCGGTCGTCACCGGCTTCCGCTGGGCCGGCCTCCGCACCTCCCCCACCACCCACCCGGACACCGACCAGGAGGAGACCACCGATGACCCGCATCGTGCGCTTCGTTGA